One genomic region from Apodemus sylvaticus chromosome 1, mApoSyl1.1, whole genome shotgun sequence encodes:
- the LOC127668449 gene encoding mas-related G-protein coupled receptor member B2-like produces the protein MSGDFLSKNLSISAWKTNITMLNGSYYTDSSYCDIKIQAISVLSIIISPVGMGLNAKVLWLLGICMHRNAFSVYIFNLAMADFLFLCFQFVFSSFIVIYFLYSIFLEIPLFFYFWRIFSYLSGLSILSTISTERCLSVIWPIWYHCNRSRRTSAITCFVLWAMSLLLGLLDGIACGLLFNSFDIYWCVTSDVIISVWLIALFVVLIGCNLTLLVRIFCGSHRIPVTRLYVTIAFTVLVFLIFGFPFGVYWLLYLWVGDFHYISHCDFFYDTQFLYCINSCINPIIYFLVGSIRHRMFRRKSLKLLLQRAMQDIPEEEECVDNNSLEHPEELERVQSSS, from the coding sequence ATGAGTGGAGATTTCCTAAGCAAGAATCTAAGCATCTCAGCCTGGAAAACTAACATCACAATGCTGAATGGAAGCTACTACACTGATTCTTCATATTGTGACATCAAGATCCAAGCCATAAGTGTGCTTTCCATCATCATTTCCCCAGTTGGGATGGGACTCAATGCCAAAGTGCTGTGGCTCCTGGGCATCTGTATGCACAGGAATGCCTTCTCTGTCTACATTTTCAACCTGGCTATGGCTGACTTTCTCTTCCTGTgttttcagtttgtgttttccagttttattgtCATTTACTTCCTTTACTCAATTTTCCTTGAAATacctttgttcttttatttttggagaatattttcttatctttctgGTCTGAGCATTCTCAGCACCATTAGTACTGAGCGCTGCTTGTCTGTAATATGGCCTATCTGGTATCACTGTAATCGTTCAAGACGCACATCAGCTATCACATGTTTTGTGCTTTGGGCTATGTCCCTGTTATTGGGTCTCCTGGATGGGATAGCATGTGGCTTACTGTTTAATAGTTTTGATATTTATTGGTGTGTAACTTCTGATGTCATCATTAGTGTATGGTTAATTGCTTTATTTGTGGTTCTCATTGGGTGCAACCTCACCCTGCTTGTCAGGATCTTCTGTGGCTCACACCGAATTCCTGTGACCAGGCTTTATGTAACCATTGCATTCACAGTCTTGGTCTTCCTgatctttggttttccttttggGGTCTATTGGCTACTCTATCTATGGGTTGGCGATTTTCATTATATTAgccattgtgattttttttatgatACACAATTCCTATACTGTATTAACAGCTGCATCAACCCCATCATTTACTTCCTCGTTGGCTCTATTAGGCACCGAATGTTCAGAAGGAAGTCTCTGAAGCTACTTCTACAGAGAGCAATGCAAGACATCCCTGAGGAGGAAGAATGTGTAGATAACAATTCTTTGGAACATCCTGAAGAACTGGAAAGAGTtcagagcagcagctga